In Nocardia yunnanensis, one DNA window encodes the following:
- a CDS encoding protein phosphatase 2C domain-containing protein, whose translation MADVDAAREWPSSRPIVVGSPTPEFEPRAVDDSYRTWPYRPDTVLDGWTRGPFTIRAASMRGHLHRYQGAPRQDDFAIAATDEPPRLVIAVADGVSAAPHSHIGAGLAVQYAVRWLTRPEQSARTDWRVLFEHAAWALIERAATLLATPEVNAEQAEAIVATTLTCAVCAPHPDGGVRVEVAGVGDSGAWLLREGRFTRIAGGKTVSDDGLTSSAVLGLPRIPDEVVPVEVVVEPGAVLLLGTDGFGDPLGGGAGEVGALFTTVLGARMPSLVEFAHALDFSRETFDDDRTLVALWPRPAVTA comes from the coding sequence ATGGCGGACGTCGATGCGGCCAGGGAATGGCCGTCGAGCCGGCCCATCGTGGTCGGCAGTCCCACACCGGAATTCGAGCCCCGCGCGGTGGACGACAGTTACCGGACGTGGCCGTATCGCCCGGATACGGTGCTGGACGGCTGGACTCGCGGGCCCTTCACGATTCGGGCGGCGTCGATGCGCGGCCACCTGCACCGCTACCAGGGCGCCCCGCGCCAGGACGATTTCGCCATAGCGGCGACCGACGAGCCGCCGCGGCTGGTCATCGCGGTCGCCGACGGAGTCTCCGCCGCACCGCATTCGCACATCGGGGCGGGGTTGGCCGTGCAGTACGCGGTCCGCTGGCTGACCCGTCCGGAGCAGTCGGCGCGCACCGACTGGCGGGTCCTCTTCGAGCACGCGGCCTGGGCGCTGATCGAACGCGCGGCCACGCTGCTGGCCACTCCCGAGGTGAATGCCGAACAGGCGGAGGCGATCGTGGCGACCACCCTCACCTGCGCCGTGTGCGCACCGCACCCCGACGGCGGCGTGCGCGTCGAGGTGGCCGGTGTCGGCGACAGCGGAGCGTGGCTGCTGCGGGAAGGCCGCTTCACCCGGATCGCCGGCGGCAAAACGGTTTCCGACGACGGGTTGACCTCCTCGGCGGTGCTGGGCCTGCCGCGAATCCCCGACGAGGTGGTGCCGGTGGAGGTCGTCGTCGAACCCGGCGCGGTCCTGCTCCTCGGCACCGACGGCTTCGGCGATCCACTCGGCGGCGGCGCCGGCGAGGTCGGCGCGCTGTTCACGACGGTGCTGGGTGCGCGGATGCCGTCGCTCGTCGAATTCGCGCACGCCCTGGACTTTTCGCGCGAGACCTTCGACGACGATCGCACCCTGGTGGCCCTGTGGCCGCGGCCGGCGGTGACCGCATGA
- a CDS encoding vWA domain-containing protein, giving the protein MNNALVGLLDSLHLEPMAAAKVRFCIIGFSDDAVCYLEPTDLRHVETMPNLTAKASTSFAAVFDALRERIPRDIANLKSDGYIVNRPSVFLLTDGVPNANDGWEGSYQKLIELRQHPNILAFGIGDADPGVIRRVATRPEYGFIAATGTDPGLAITRFLSSLTQSVIASGHALATGGSSLPVEQPPGFITVPVDAV; this is encoded by the coding sequence TTGAACAACGCACTAGTCGGTTTGCTGGATTCGCTCCACCTCGAGCCCATGGCTGCCGCGAAAGTCCGGTTCTGCATTATCGGATTCTCCGACGACGCCGTCTGCTACCTCGAACCCACCGATCTGCGGCACGTCGAAACCATGCCGAACCTTACGGCCAAGGCCTCCACCTCCTTCGCCGCGGTGTTCGACGCGCTACGCGAGCGCATTCCGCGGGACATCGCCAACCTCAAGTCCGACGGGTACATCGTGAACCGGCCGTCGGTATTCCTGCTGACCGACGGCGTCCCGAACGCGAACGACGGCTGGGAAGGCTCCTACCAGAAGCTGATCGAGCTGCGCCAGCATCCGAATATCCTCGCGTTCGGCATCGGAGACGCGGACCCCGGGGTGATCCGGCGGGTCGCGACCCGGCCGGAGTACGGGTTCATCGCCGCCACGGGAACCGATCCGGGACTGGCCATCACGAGATTCCTCAGCTCGCTGACGCAGTCGGTGATCGCCTCGGGCCACGCGCTGGCCACCGGGGGATCGAGCCTGCCGGTCGAACAGCCGCCGGGCTTCATCACCGTGCCGGTCGACGCGGTCTAG
- the iolD gene encoding 3D-(3,5/4)-trihydroxycyclohexane-1,2-dione acylhydrolase (decyclizing) produces MKLTTAQALVAWMIAQRSETLDGREVPLFPAVFAIFGHGNVLGLGTALAERRDEIPVWRGHTEEGMALAAVGLAKAAHRRQVGVATSSIGPGALNMVTAAGVAHANRLPVLLLPGDTFVSRAPDPVLQQVEHFGDPTITVNDAFRTVSRYFDRITRPEQLLATLPQAARVLTDPAEAGPVVLALPQDVQAETYDFPDALFEPVVHRVPRPRPDSRTLDDAARILRTARRPLLVLGGGVRYSGAGAAALEVAERHGIPIAETTAGRTLIPHDHPLYAGPLGITGAASANALAAAADVVLAVGTRLQDFTTASWTVFAPDVRIVHINAARFDAVKHGALAVVGDAEATLRELAIALPADWRAAADWTPRATVVRAEWDAHIDKLRAPTPGAPSYAQIVGAVNALSDATDYVMTASGGLPGELVGGWRATGATPTMDVEYGFSCMGYELAGAWGAAMAHPDGLVTTLLGDGSYLMLNSELFSAAFAGHPLVAVVCDNDGYAVIARLQEGQGGAAFNNFYADCRSYHARPPRVDFAAHARALGCAVFTASELGDFRAAYRGARAAAVAQRRPAVVVVRTQPSAWTEAGAWWEVGVPEHLSGGPAFESGKSRQVRQLRRD; encoded by the coding sequence ATGAAGCTCACGACCGCGCAAGCCTTGGTCGCATGGATGATCGCCCAGCGGTCGGAGACCCTCGACGGACGCGAAGTCCCCTTGTTCCCAGCGGTTTTCGCGATCTTCGGGCACGGCAACGTGCTGGGTCTCGGCACCGCGCTGGCGGAGCGGCGCGACGAGATCCCGGTGTGGCGCGGGCACACCGAGGAAGGCATGGCGCTGGCCGCGGTCGGGCTGGCGAAGGCCGCACACCGGCGGCAGGTGGGCGTGGCCACCTCCTCGATCGGTCCCGGCGCGCTGAACATGGTGACGGCCGCCGGTGTGGCACACGCGAATCGGCTGCCCGTGCTGCTGCTGCCCGGCGACACCTTCGTCAGCCGCGCCCCGGACCCGGTGCTGCAACAGGTCGAGCATTTCGGCGACCCGACCATCACCGTGAACGACGCGTTCCGTACGGTGAGCCGGTATTTCGACCGCATCACCCGCCCGGAACAACTCCTCGCGACGCTACCGCAGGCGGCCCGCGTGCTCACCGACCCCGCCGAGGCCGGCCCCGTGGTGCTGGCGCTGCCGCAGGACGTGCAGGCCGAAACCTACGACTTCCCCGACGCACTGTTCGAGCCTGTCGTGCACCGCGTCCCGCGCCCGCGCCCGGATTCCCGCACCCTCGACGACGCGGCCCGGATTCTGCGCACGGCGCGTCGGCCCCTGCTGGTGCTCGGTGGCGGAGTCCGCTACTCCGGCGCGGGCGCTGCGGCTTTGGAAGTCGCTGAGCGCCATGGCATTCCGATCGCCGAGACGACCGCCGGCCGCACCCTGATCCCGCACGACCACCCGCTGTACGCGGGCCCGCTCGGCATTACCGGCGCGGCCTCCGCCAACGCCCTGGCCGCCGCGGCCGACGTCGTACTGGCTGTCGGCACCCGGCTGCAGGACTTCACCACCGCCTCCTGGACCGTCTTCGCGCCCGACGTGCGGATCGTGCATATCAACGCCGCGCGGTTCGACGCGGTCAAACACGGCGCACTGGCCGTCGTCGGCGACGCCGAAGCGACCTTGCGCGAGTTGGCGATCGCGCTGCCGGCCGACTGGCGGGCAGCAGCCGACTGGACGCCCCGCGCAACTGTGGTGCGTGCCGAATGGGACGCCCACATCGACAAGCTGCGCGCCCCCACCCCCGGCGCGCCCAGCTACGCCCAGATCGTCGGCGCGGTCAACGCCCTCAGCGATGCCACCGACTACGTCATGACCGCCTCCGGCGGCCTCCCCGGCGAACTCGTCGGCGGGTGGCGCGCCACCGGCGCCACCCCCACCATGGACGTCGAATACGGCTTCTCCTGCATGGGATACGAACTCGCCGGAGCCTGGGGCGCGGCCATGGCGCATCCGGATGGCCTGGTGACCACGCTGCTCGGCGACGGGTCGTATCTGATGCTGAACTCCGAGTTGTTCTCCGCGGCGTTCGCGGGGCATCCACTGGTCGCGGTGGTGTGCGACAACGACGGGTACGCGGTGATCGCGCGGTTGCAGGAGGGGCAGGGCGGGGCGGCGTTCAACAACTTCTACGCCGACTGCCGGAGCTATCACGCCCGGCCGCCCCGGGTCGATTTTGCCGCGCACGCGCGGGCGCTGGGGTGCGCGGTGTTCACCGCGAGCGAACTCGGGGACTTCCGGGCGGCGTACCGCGGTGCGCGTGCGGCGGCCGTAGCGCAGCGGCGTCCGGCCGTCGTGGTGGTGCGCACGCAACCGTCGGCGTGGACCGAGGCCGGCGCGTGGTGGGAAGTCGGTGTGCCGGAGCATCTCTCGGGGGGACCCGCCTTCGAGAGCGGTAAATCTCGCCAGGTACGGCAGCTGCGGCGCGACTGA
- the iolB gene encoding 5-deoxy-glucuronate isomerase, giving the protein MKDLHRPAGSLSDAGDPVVLTPEAAGWTYTGLRVLRLAAGERRVVETGEFEAFVLPLSGGCTVRVDGQVFELAGRTSVFTRVTDFAYVPRDAEVELSTRDGIEVALPMARCTRRLAPKYGPAEQVSVEVRGAGQATRQVTNFGAPGVWEHADKLNACELLTPDGNWSSYPPHKHDEASECEVVNEEIYYFRIAGRDGITPGREGFGMHRTYTADGSLDENVAVRDGDVFLVPHGYHGPCIAAPGYPMYYLNVLAGPAPERSMAFCDDPAHGWVRATWADQPLDPRCPVTSHEGRLG; this is encoded by the coding sequence ATGAAGGATCTGCATCGGCCCGCGGGAAGTCTCTCGGACGCCGGGGATCCGGTAGTGCTGACGCCGGAGGCGGCGGGGTGGACCTACACCGGGCTGCGGGTACTGCGGCTGGCGGCGGGGGAGCGGCGGGTCGTGGAGACCGGCGAGTTCGAGGCGTTCGTGCTGCCGTTGAGCGGCGGGTGCACGGTGCGGGTCGACGGGCAGGTGTTCGAACTCGCCGGGCGGACTTCGGTTTTCACGCGGGTGACGGATTTCGCGTATGTGCCCCGGGACGCGGAAGTGGAATTGTCCACGCGCGACGGGATCGAGGTGGCGCTGCCGATGGCCCGCTGCACGCGGCGGCTGGCGCCGAAATACGGTCCGGCCGAGCAGGTTTCCGTGGAGGTGCGCGGAGCGGGGCAGGCCACGCGGCAGGTGACGAACTTCGGGGCGCCGGGGGTATGGGAGCACGCGGACAAGCTCAATGCGTGCGAACTGCTCACGCCGGACGGGAATTGGTCGTCGTATCCGCCGCACAAGCACGACGAGGCGTCGGAGTGCGAGGTGGTCAACGAGGAGATCTATTACTTCCGCATCGCCGGGCGCGACGGAATCACGCCGGGGCGGGAAGGATTCGGCATGCACCGGACCTATACGGCGGACGGGTCGCTGGACGAGAACGTCGCGGTCCGTGACGGTGACGTCTTCCTCGTACCGCACGGCTATCACGGGCCCTGCATCGCCGCCCCGGGTTACCCCATGTACTACCTGAACGTGCTGGCCGGGCCCGCGCCGGAACGATCCATGGCGTTCTGCGACGACCCCGCGCACGGCTGGGTGCGCGCGACGTGGGCGGACCAGCCGCTGGATCCGCGGTGCCCGGTCACCTCACATGAAGGACGGCTCGGATGA
- a CDS encoding Cgl0159 family (beta/alpha)8-fold protein gives MHLTDARWYDLLHTRATDPEAVRRAYADRRRRPNLLSDKGTLFLVAADHPARGALGVGADRTAMADRRTLLERLLIALANPAVDGVLGSPDIVEELLLLDAVHEKIVIGSMNRGGLAGADWEIDDRFTGYDAESLVKYRLDGGKMLLRLVDSDPGTIPTLEACARAVSELAEHGLLAMVEPLPYARDAAGDLTMHKDAASLQRAITVASGLGCTSAYTWLKIPAPDDVSVLDATTLPVVILGGAPSGDPEADLSSWGAALRHDVARGLVVGRSLLYPPDGDVAGAVQAAAGVLEAAR, from the coding sequence GTGCACCTGACCGACGCGCGCTGGTACGACCTGCTCCACACCCGCGCCACCGATCCCGAAGCCGTCCGGCGCGCCTACGCCGACCGGCGACGGCGACCGAACCTGTTGTCGGACAAGGGAACCCTGTTCCTGGTCGCCGCCGACCATCCCGCGCGGGGCGCGCTGGGGGTCGGCGCGGACCGCACCGCCATGGCAGACCGCCGCACCCTGCTGGAACGGCTGCTCATCGCGCTGGCCAACCCGGCCGTGGACGGCGTGCTCGGTTCACCCGACATCGTCGAGGAACTGCTGCTGCTCGACGCCGTGCACGAGAAGATCGTCATCGGGTCCATGAATCGCGGCGGGCTGGCCGGCGCGGACTGGGAGATCGACGACCGGTTCACCGGCTACGACGCCGAATCCCTGGTCAAGTACCGGCTCGACGGCGGCAAAATGCTGCTGCGCCTGGTCGATTCGGATCCGGGCACCATCCCCACCCTGGAAGCCTGCGCGCGGGCGGTGTCCGAACTGGCCGAACACGGGCTGCTGGCGATGGTCGAACCGCTGCCCTACGCCCGCGACGCGGCGGGCGACCTCACCATGCACAAGGACGCCGCCTCGCTGCAGCGCGCCATCACCGTCGCCTCCGGCCTGGGCTGCACCTCAGCGTATACCTGGCTGAAAATTCCTGCGCCGGACGATGTTTCGGTGCTCGACGCCACGACGCTGCCGGTCGTGATCCTCGGCGGTGCGCCGTCGGGCGACCCGGAAGCCGATCTCAGCTCCTGGGGCGCGGCCCTGCGCCATGACGTGGCCCGAGGCCTGGTGGTCGGCCGCAGCCTGCTGTATCCGCCGGACGGCGATGTCGCGGGCGCGGTGCAGGCGGCCGCCGGCGTCCTGGAGGCGGCGAGATGA
- the iolC gene encoding 5-dehydro-2-deoxygluconokinase has product MTELEVLTVGRVGVDLYPEQSGVPLAQVSTFAKFLGGTATNVAVAAARLGRRTAVLTKVGPDGFGDFVRDALEGFGVSARYVGTAERLQTPVVFCALEPPADPPLLFYRLPIAPDLTLTDDEIPWDVVDSVPLLWVTGTGVSAEPGRTTQRAMLKRRARRGHTVLDLDYRPMFWPDVETARAEIGWMVDHVNVVVGNRTEVQVAVGTADPDEAADRLLARGVRLAVVKRGAEGVLIATESERWTVPPCPVEVLCGLGAGDGFGGALIHGLLSGWDPHRLASYANAAGALVASRLACADAMPTDAEIEEMLCT; this is encoded by the coding sequence GTGACGGAGTTGGAGGTCCTGACCGTCGGCCGGGTCGGCGTCGACCTGTACCCCGAGCAGAGCGGAGTGCCGCTGGCACAGGTGAGCACCTTCGCGAAGTTCCTGGGCGGCACCGCCACCAATGTGGCGGTGGCGGCGGCGCGGCTGGGCCGCCGCACCGCCGTGCTCACCAAGGTGGGGCCGGACGGGTTCGGGGATTTCGTGCGGGACGCGCTCGAGGGATTCGGGGTGTCCGCGCGGTATGTCGGGACAGCGGAGCGATTGCAGACGCCGGTGGTGTTCTGCGCACTCGAGCCGCCCGCCGATCCGCCATTGCTGTTCTATCGCCTGCCGATTGCCCCGGACCTCACACTGACCGACGACGAGATCCCCTGGGACGTCGTGGATTCCGTGCCCCTGCTGTGGGTGACGGGGACGGGGGTGAGCGCCGAGCCCGGGCGCACCACCCAGCGGGCCATGCTGAAGCGGCGCGCGCGGCGCGGCCACACCGTGCTGGATCTGGACTACCGGCCCATGTTCTGGCCGGACGTCGAGACCGCGCGTGCCGAGATCGGCTGGATGGTCGATCACGTGAACGTGGTGGTGGGCAACCGCACCGAGGTGCAGGTGGCCGTCGGCACCGCCGATCCGGACGAGGCCGCCGACCGGCTGCTGGCGCGTGGGGTGCGGCTGGCGGTGGTCAAGCGCGGTGCGGAGGGCGTCCTCATCGCCACCGAATCCGAACGCTGGACGGTGCCGCCGTGCCCGGTCGAGGTGCTGTGCGGGCTGGGCGCGGGCGACGGCTTCGGCGGGGCGCTGATTCACGGGCTGCTGTCGGGCTGGGACCCGCACCGGCTGGCCAGCTACGCCAATGCCGCCGGCGCCCTGGTGGCGTCGCGGCTGGCCTGCGCCGACGCCATGCCGACCGATGCCGAGATCGAGGAGATGCTGTGCACCTGA
- a CDS encoding ATP-binding cassette domain-containing protein → MTATDRDEIAPLIETVGIGKSYGGVVALRDVSMLVNSGQVACVLGDNGAGKSTLIKILAGVHQHDSGELRIEGEPRRLSSPRESLDLGIATVYQDLAVVPLMSVWRNFVLGSEPVKRFGPLELLDRRQAQAIARKGLADMGIDIPDLEQPVGTLSGGQRQCVAIARAVHYGAKVLILDEPTAALGVKQAGVVLRYVVQARDRGLGVVLITHNPHHAYPVGDRFLLLKRGATLGNYEKSEIDLTELTRQMSGGAELEALQHELDRVT, encoded by the coding sequence ATGACCGCGACAGACCGTGACGAGATCGCTCCGCTGATCGAAACCGTCGGCATCGGAAAGAGTTACGGCGGCGTGGTGGCGCTGCGTGACGTGTCGATGCTGGTCAATTCGGGACAGGTCGCCTGTGTGCTGGGCGACAACGGCGCGGGCAAGTCCACGCTCATCAAGATTCTCGCGGGCGTGCACCAGCACGACAGCGGGGAGTTGCGCATCGAGGGTGAGCCGCGGCGATTGTCCTCGCCGCGTGAGTCTCTGGATCTCGGCATCGCCACCGTGTACCAGGATCTGGCGGTGGTGCCGCTGATGAGCGTGTGGCGCAACTTCGTGCTCGGCTCCGAACCGGTCAAACGCTTCGGCCCGCTCGAACTGCTGGACCGCCGGCAGGCGCAGGCCATCGCCCGGAAAGGGCTGGCGGACATGGGAATCGACATTCCCGATCTGGAACAGCCGGTGGGCACGCTCTCGGGCGGGCAGCGCCAGTGCGTGGCCATCGCGCGCGCGGTGCACTACGGGGCCAAGGTGCTCATTCTCGACGAGCCGACCGCCGCGCTGGGCGTCAAACAGGCCGGGGTGGTGCTGCGGTATGTCGTGCAGGCGCGTGATCGCGGCCTGGGCGTCGTGCTCATCACCCACAATCCGCACCACGCCTATCCGGTGGGCGACCGCTTCCTGCTGCTCAAACGCGGTGCGACGCTGGGCAATTACGAGAAATCCGAGATCGACCTCACCGAGCTGACCCGGCAGATGTCCGGCGGCGCGGAACTCGAGGCGCTGCAACACGAATTGGACCGGGTGACGTAA
- a CDS encoding ABC transporter permease translates to MTATTTTEPAAATPPDRLAILNRLVARPEVGALLGAVVVFVFFTIVTTKFLKPLGISTWLDDASTLGIMAVAVALLMIGGEFDLSTGVMTASTALITGLLAVHAGWNIWLGLAVSLLFALTVGALNGWVVMRTGLPSFIVTLGTFLALQGLNLGVTRWATGTVQVSGVRSAGGYQSAGWVFASTTKIGNATIQASVVWWIVVTVIAAIVLVRTRFGNWIFAVGGALPTARAVGVPATRTKILLFMTTAFAGWIVGACNLLRFAGVQANQGVGLEFQYIIAAVIGGCLLTGGFGSVVGAAIGALIFGMARQGIVLAGWNSDWFMLFLGVLLFSAVLVNNAFKKRAERVRR, encoded by the coding sequence ATGACTGCGACGACAACGACCGAACCCGCGGCGGCCACCCCGCCGGACCGGCTGGCCATTCTCAACCGGCTGGTGGCCCGCCCCGAAGTGGGCGCCCTGCTGGGCGCGGTGGTGGTGTTCGTGTTCTTCACCATCGTCACCACGAAATTCCTGAAACCCCTGGGCATTTCGACCTGGCTGGACGATGCGTCGACGCTGGGGATCATGGCGGTCGCGGTGGCGCTGCTCATGATCGGCGGCGAGTTCGACCTGTCCACCGGCGTCATGACCGCCTCCACCGCGCTGATCACCGGTCTGCTGGCGGTGCACGCGGGCTGGAACATCTGGCTCGGGCTGGCGGTGTCGCTGCTGTTCGCGCTCACCGTCGGCGCGCTCAACGGCTGGGTGGTGATGCGGACGGGATTGCCGAGTTTCATTGTCACGCTGGGCACCTTCCTCGCCCTGCAGGGCCTCAATCTCGGCGTGACGCGCTGGGCCACCGGCACCGTGCAGGTGTCGGGGGTGCGGTCCGCGGGCGGCTATCAGTCGGCGGGCTGGGTGTTCGCCTCCACCACCAAGATCGGCAACGCCACCATTCAAGCCTCGGTGGTGTGGTGGATCGTGGTGACCGTCATCGCGGCGATCGTGCTGGTACGCACCCGGTTCGGCAACTGGATCTTCGCGGTCGGCGGGGCGCTGCCGACGGCGCGGGCGGTGGGCGTGCCCGCCACCCGCACCAAGATCCTGCTGTTCATGACGACCGCCTTCGCCGGCTGGATCGTGGGCGCGTGCAATCTGCTGCGCTTCGCCGGCGTGCAGGCCAATCAGGGTGTGGGACTGGAGTTTCAGTACATCATCGCCGCGGTGATCGGCGGCTGTCTGCTCACCGGCGGCTTCGGTTCGGTGGTGGGCGCGGCCATCGGGGCGCTCATCTTCGGCATGGCGCGCCAGGGCATCGTGCTGGCGGGCTGGAACAGCGACTGGTTCATGCTGTTCCTGGGCGTGCTGCTGTTCTCGGCCGTGCTGGTCAACAACGCATTCAAGAAGCGGGCGGAAAGGGTACGCCGATGA
- a CDS encoding sugar ABC transporter substrate-binding protein: MSANPRSWRWPHRPDRARSPLARSAFRPRLLRLSPWLAAAVVLAACSGPGADVTGTTQAPAAVGTLKSVAVVTHGSPGDAFWNVVKNGAESAGKDLGVRVEYNSSGDPTQQAKLIDNAVAQGVDGLVVSMANPDALKPSVEKAVAAGIPVVTINSGEAESVQFGALGHVGQSERMAGESAGKRLAAAGKHKMLCVIHEAGNVGANDRCAGATQGFGTATTLQVDINNPTDVQSRIKGALEADRSLDAVLTLNSQIAARAVDAVKESGSQATVATFDLNSDVVSAIRAGTLLFAVDQQQYEQGYLPVVMLKLYKSNLNSVGGGHPVQTGPAFVDKSNVEAIAALVGQGTR; the protein is encoded by the coding sequence ATGTCCGCCAATCCTCGCTCGTGGCGGTGGCCCCACCGCCCGGACCGCGCGCGGTCCCCGCTGGCGCGCTCGGCGTTCCGGCCGCGCCTGTTGCGCTTGTCGCCGTGGCTCGCCGCCGCGGTCGTGCTGGCCGCGTGCAGCGGCCCGGGCGCCGACGTCACCGGAACGACCCAGGCCCCGGCCGCGGTCGGCACCCTGAAATCGGTGGCCGTGGTGACCCACGGCTCGCCCGGCGACGCCTTCTGGAACGTGGTCAAGAACGGCGCGGAATCCGCCGGCAAAGACCTCGGGGTCCGGGTCGAGTACAACTCCTCGGGCGATCCGACCCAGCAGGCCAAACTCATCGACAATGCCGTGGCCCAGGGCGTGGATGGGCTGGTGGTGTCCATGGCCAATCCGGACGCGCTGAAGCCGTCGGTCGAAAAGGCCGTCGCCGCGGGCATTCCCGTGGTCACCATCAATTCCGGGGAGGCCGAGAGCGTGCAGTTCGGCGCCCTCGGCCACGTCGGGCAGAGCGAGCGCATGGCCGGTGAATCCGCCGGCAAGCGGCTGGCCGCCGCCGGAAAACACAAGATGCTGTGCGTGATTCACGAAGCCGGCAATGTCGGAGCCAACGACCGCTGCGCCGGCGCCACCCAGGGCTTCGGCACCGCGACCACCCTGCAGGTGGACATCAACAATCCGACCGACGTGCAGTCGCGGATCAAGGGCGCGCTCGAGGCCGATCGGTCCCTCGACGCCGTGCTGACATTGAATTCGCAGATCGCGGCGCGCGCGGTGGACGCGGTGAAGGAGTCCGGCTCGCAGGCCACGGTGGCCACCTTCGACCTGAATTCCGATGTGGTGAGCGCGATCCGGGCCGGGACCCTGCTGTTCGCGGTGGACCAGCAGCAGTACGAGCAGGGCTATCTGCCGGTGGTGATGCTGAAGCTCTACAAGTCCAACCTCAACTCGGTGGGCGGTGGGCATCCGGTGCAGACCGGCCCGGCGTTCGTGGACAAATCCAATGTGGAAGCCATTGCCGCGCTGGTCGGGCAGGGCACACGGTGA
- a CDS encoding TIM barrel protein, with the protein MTESLQPLRIAAAPISWGVCEVPGWGHVLDPGTVLTEMAGLGIAATEFGPPGYLPGEPAELSKCLGGYGIAPLGGFLALPLHREPGAALATAHEAAALFAAAGAEVLVLAAATGRDGYDTRTPLDEREWRTLLDTAAAVRDVAAGHGLRVALHPHVGTHVETPAEVDRFLADSDLELCLDTGHLLIGGSDPVELAVRHADRIGHIHLKDVRAALAAEVRAGRIEYSEAVRRGLYVPLGAGDVDVAALVRAVHAAGYRGWYVIEQDTALAPGDTAAAATRDARESLRHLAEIGAGLASARI; encoded by the coding sequence ATGACCGAATCGCTTCAACCACTGCGTATCGCCGCCGCGCCGATCTCCTGGGGAGTCTGCGAGGTCCCGGGCTGGGGCCACGTGCTCGACCCGGGCACGGTCCTCACGGAGATGGCCGGTCTCGGCATCGCCGCCACCGAGTTCGGGCCACCCGGGTATCTCCCCGGTGAACCGGCCGAACTCTCGAAATGCCTGGGCGGCTACGGGATCGCGCCCCTCGGCGGTTTCCTCGCCCTGCCGCTGCATCGGGAACCGGGCGCGGCGCTGGCCACCGCGCACGAGGCGGCCGCGCTGTTCGCCGCCGCCGGCGCCGAGGTCCTGGTGCTGGCCGCCGCGACCGGGCGCGACGGCTACGACACCCGCACCCCGCTCGACGAGCGGGAATGGCGCACCCTGCTCGACACCGCCGCCGCGGTCCGCGATGTCGCCGCCGGACACGGCCTGCGCGTCGCGCTGCATCCGCATGTCGGCACCCACGTGGAGACCCCCGCCGAGGTGGATCGGTTCCTGGCCGATTCGGATCTGGAACTCTGTCTCGACACCGGGCACCTGCTGATCGGCGGGTCCGATCCGGTCGAACTCGCCGTGCGCCACGCCGATCGCATCGGGCACATTCACCTCAAGGACGTCCGTGCCGCCCTCGCGGCCGAAGTCCGCGCCGGCCGTATCGAATACAGCGAGGCCGTGCGCCGCGGGCTCTATGTCCCGCTGGGCGCCGGCGATGTCGATGTCGCGGCCCTGGTTCGGGCGGTGCACGCCGCCGGATATCGCGGCTGGTACGTGATCGAGCAGGACACCGCGCTGGCTCCCGGCGACACCGCCGCGGCCGCCACCCGCGATGCTCGAGAAAGTCTGCGACACCTGGCCGAGATCGGGGCCGGTCTCGCCTCGGCTCGGATTTAG